TGATCCAGGAACAATGAATCCATATGAACATGGAGAGGTTTTTGTAACTGATGATGGAGCTGAAACAGATTTAGATCTGGGACATTATGAAAGATTTATTGATCAGAATCTTACAAAATATAATAATATAACAACAGGAAAAATATATCAATCAGTTATAAACAAAGAGAGAAAAGGGGAGTATCTTGGAAAAACAGTTCAGATAATTCCTCATATTACAAATGAGATAAAATCAAAAATAGAAATAGTAGGTAAAGCTAATGGTTCTGATATAGTTATAACAGAAATAGGGGGAACAGTAGGAGATATTGAATCTAATCCATTTTTGGAAGCTATAAGACAATTCAGGTATGATGTAGGAAGAGAAAATGTTATCTATATTCATGTGACACTTCTTCCTTATTTAAAAGCAGCAGGAGAATTAAAAACTAAACCATCTCAACATTCAGTAAAAGAACTTATGGGACTTGGAATAAGACCAGATATACTTGTATGCAGAACAGAACATCCTATCAGTGATGATATCAGAAGAAAACTTTCTATGTTTTGTGATATAGATATAGATGCAGTAATTGAAGCTCAAGATGCAGGAACTATATATGAACTTCCTCTTGTGATGGAGGAAAAAGGTTTAGCAAGAACAGCTTGTAAAAAACTTGGAATAGAAGATAGAAAAATTGATCTTTCATCTTGGAGAAAAGTTGTAGACAGAATAAAAAATCCAAAAGAAAAGATAAAATTGGCAGTGGTGGGAAAATATGTTGAACTGAAAGATGCCTATATAAGTGTAAATGAAGCTATAGAAAATGCAGCATATGAACAAGGATATAAAGCTGAAATCGACTATATTCAAGCAGAGAATCTTGACTTGAAAAAACTTAGTGAATATAATGGAATACTTGTGCCAGGTGGATTTGGAAATAGAGGAATTGAAGGAAAAATGGAGGCAATAAAATTTGCCAGAGAAAATAAGATTCCTTTTTTGGGAATATGTCTGGGAATGCAGCTTGCAGTAATTGAATTTGCTAGAAATGTAATGGGAATGTCTGGAGCAAATTCTACAGAATTTGATAAGGATACTAAATATCCAGTTATAGATATTATGGTTAATCAAAAAAATGTAGAAAATATGGGTGGAACAATGAGATTAGGTGCATATCCATGTGTGTTGAAAGATGGAACTTTAGCAAAAGAACTCTATAATGAAGAACTAATACATGAAAGACATAGACATAGATTTGAATTTAATAATGAATTTAAAGACAGGATACAGGAAGCAGGACTTCTAATATCAGGAAATTCTCCTGATGGAACACTTGCAGAGATAGTGGAGCTTTCAAGAGATATTCATCCTTTCTTTATAGCAGGACAGTTCCATCCAGAATTTAAAACAAGACCAAATAATCCTCACCCATTATTTAGAGGATTTGTGCAGGCAATATATAAAAAGCAGTATAACAAATAGAAACATATAAATAGGAGGCTATCTCATAAGCAGAAGAATATTTTAAAAATTTTATCTGCTTATTTGATAGTTTTTTTTATAAAATGATTCTGATTTTAGGATTATACTTTGTAAAGAAAATATAGCTAATATAAGTATTTTATGATAAAATAAAGGGAAGTCTTAACTAACAGGTGATTAAATATGTTTTTGCCTACAACGATGGAAGAGGTAAGAAAATTAGGATGGGATTCTCTGGATATAATATTGGTGTCTGGAGATACATATATAGATTCTTCCTATAATGGAAGTGCATTGATAGGAAAATGGTTATATAAACATGGATTTAAAGTTGGAATAATAGCTCAGCCAGATATCAACAGTGATAAGGATATTAAAAGATTAGGAGAGCCTAATTTATACTGGGCAGTTTCAGCAGGGTGTGTAGATTCCATGGTAGCCAATTATACAGCAACAAAAAAGAAAAGAAAAAGTGATGATTTTACACCAGGTGGAGAAAATATAAGAAGACCAGACAGAGCTTCTATTATATATACAAATCTTATAAAAAGATTTTTTAAAAATGGAAATGCTCCTGTAGTTTTGGGTGGAATTGAAGCAAGTTTGAGAAGAATTACCCACTATGACTATTGGAGTAATAATTTGAGAAGACCTTTGATATTTGATGCAAAGGCAGATATTCTTTCCTATGGAATGGGAGAAAAATCTATGTTGGCTCTGGCTCAGGCACTGAAAGGTGGAAGAGAATGGAGAAACATAAGAGGATTAAGTTATATAGCTAAAGAAAAAAAAGACAGTTATTTGGAGTTGCCATCTTTTGATGAGTGTGTAAAGGACAAGAGAGAGTTTGTAAAAGCTTTTGATATATTTTATCATAACTGTGATCCAATTACTGCTAAAGGGTTATGTCAACTTTGTGGAGATAGATATTTGATACAGAATCCTCCAAGTGAAAATTTTACCTCTGAGGAACTGGACAGCATTTATTCTATGGATTTTGAAAGAGATGTACATCCTTATTACAAAGCTATGGGAGAAGTAAGAGCTTTAGATACTATAAGGACTTCTGTAACTACTCATAGAGGTTGTTATGGAGAATGTAATTTTTGTGCAATAGCCATTCATCAAGGAAGAACAGTTATATCAAGAAGTCAGGATTCTATTGTGGAAGAGGTAAAAGAGATAGCCTCTGCTCCTAAATTTAAGGGATACATAGCAGATGTAGGAGGACCTACTGCAAATATGTATGCCATAGAATGCAGTAAAAAATTAAAGTTGGGAGCTTGTCAGGACAAGAGGTGTCTTTATCCTCATAAATGTCCAGCATTGAAAATAGATCATAACAGTCAGATAGAACTTTTAGATAAATTAAAAAATATTGATAAAATCAAAAAAATATTTATTGCATCTGGAATAAGATATGATATGATTTTAGATGATAAAAGAAATGGACAGATGTATCTTGAAGAAATAATAAAAGATCATGTGTCTGGACAGATGAAGATAGCTCCTGAACATACAGAGGATAAAGTTTTATCTCTTATGGGAAAACAGGGAAAAGCGCCTTTAAAAGAATTTAAAGAAAAATTTTATAAAATAAATAGTAAATTAGGGAAAAAACAGTTTTTAACTTATTATTTGATAGCAGCTCATCCAGGGTGTGATGAAAAAGATATGCTTGATCTGAGAAGATTTGCCTCATCTGAACTAAGGATAAATCCAGAGCAGGTACAGGTATTTACTCCTACACCATCTACATATTCTACACTTATGTACTATACAGAAATGGATCCTTTTACAAATAAGAAACTTTTTGTAGAAAAAGATAATGGAAAGAAGCAAAAACAAAAGGATATTTTAATTCCTAGAGAAAATAATAATAAGAGAAGATAAATAATTTTAATTAAATAGGGAGGTATATAATGAAGCCTATTGTTGCAATCGTTGGAAGACCAAATGTTGGAAAATCGACACTTTTCAATAATCTGGTTGGTGACAGAATAGCTATAGTTGATGACATGCCAGGTGTTACAAGAGACAGACTATATAGAGAAACAGAATGGAACGGAGTGGAATTTGTTGTTGTAGATACTGGAGGTCTTGAGCCAAGAAACAATGAATTTATGATGACAAAAATAAAGGAACAGGCAGAAGTTGCTATGAACGAAGCTGATGTTATCCTTTTTGTAGTTGATGGAAAATCAGGAGTTAATCCTCTTGATGAGGAGATAGCATATATCCTTAGAAAAAAACAGAAGCCTATCATTTTATGTGTAAATAAGATAGATAATTTTCTTCAGCAGCAAGATGATGTCTATGATTTCTGGGGACTTGGATTTGAACATCTTATTCCAGTTTCAGGAGCACATAAGGTAAACCTTGGAGATATGCTGGATATGGTAACTGAAATGATAGAGAAAATCGACTTGCCTGAAGAGGAAGAAGATGTATTGAAACTTGCTATTATTGGAAAACCAAATGCTGGAAAATCTTCATTGGTGAATAAATTATCTGGTGAAGAAAGAACTATTGTAAGTGATATAGCAGGAACTACAAGAGATGCTATTGATACTATAGTTCAATACAAAGATAATAAATATATGATAATTGACACTGCTGGTATCAGAAGAAAATCAAAAGTAGAAGAAAGTCTTGAATATTATTCAGTATTGAGAGCTATAAAAACTATAAAAAGAGCAGATGTATGTATTCTTATGCTTGATGGAAAAGAGGGACTTACTGAGCAGGACAAGAGAATAGCAGGAATAGCTGCTGAAGAACTTAAACCAATAGTTGTAGTGGTTAATAAATGGGATTTAGTAGATAAAAATAAAGTTTCTATGAAAAGTATGAAAGAGGAGCTTTATGCAGAGCTTCCATTCTTATCATATGCTCCAATAGAATTTGTTTCAGCCCTGACAGGACAGAGAACTACTAAAATACTTGAAATATCAGATACAATTTATGAAGAATATACAAAAAGAATTTCTACTGGTATCTTGAATACAGTATTGAAAGAAGCAGTATTGATGAATAATCCACCTACTAGAAAAGGTAGAGTAGTAAAAATTAATTATGCTACACAAGTTTCAACTGCACCACCAAAATTTGTATTATTCTGCAATTATCCAGAACTTATTCATTTCTCATATGCTAGATATATTGAAAATAAATTCAGAGAGGCATTTGGATTTGATGGATCACCTATTCTTATTAGCTTTGAAAAGAAAAATGCAGAAAAAGACTAGAATAAAAAAAGCTCCCTTGGTTCATTCAAAGGAGCTTTTCTGTTATCTCTTAGGTACTATTTCTATCCAATATCCATCAGGGTCAGTTATAAAATATATTCCCATAGCAGGGTTTTCAAAAGCTATACATCCCATTTCTT
Above is a window of Fusobacterium varium DNA encoding:
- the der gene encoding GTP-binding protein EngA; this translates as MKPIVAIVGRPNVGKSTLFNNLVGDRIAIVDDMPGVTRDRLYRETEWNGVEFVVVDTGGLEPRNNEFMMTKIKEQAEVAMNEADVILFVVDGKSGVNPLDEEIAYILRKKQKPIILCVNKIDNFLQQQDDVYDFWGLGFEHLIPVSGAHKVNLGDMLDMVTEMIEKIDLPEEEEDVLKLAIIGKPNAGKSSLVNKLSGEERTIVSDIAGTTRDAIDTIVQYKDNKYMIIDTAGIRRKSKVEESLEYYSVLRAIKTIKRADVCILMLDGKEGLTEQDKRIAGIAAEELKPIVVVVNKWDLVDKNKVSMKSMKEELYAELPFLSYAPIEFVSALTGQRTTKILEISDTIYEEYTKRISTGILNTVLKEAVLMNNPPTRKGRVVKINYATQVSTAPPKFVLFCNYPELIHFSYARYIENKFREAFGFDGSPILISFEKKNAEKD
- a CDS encoding uncharacterized radical SAM protein YgiQ is translated as MFLPTTMEEVRKLGWDSLDIILVSGDTYIDSSYNGSALIGKWLYKHGFKVGIIAQPDINSDKDIKRLGEPNLYWAVSAGCVDSMVANYTATKKKRKSDDFTPGGENIRRPDRASIIYTNLIKRFFKNGNAPVVLGGIEASLRRITHYDYWSNNLRRPLIFDAKADILSYGMGEKSMLALAQALKGGREWRNIRGLSYIAKEKKDSYLELPSFDECVKDKREFVKAFDIFYHNCDPITAKGLCQLCGDRYLIQNPPSENFTSEELDSIYSMDFERDVHPYYKAMGEVRALDTIRTSVTTHRGCYGECNFCAIAIHQGRTVISRSQDSIVEEVKEIASAPKFKGYIADVGGPTANMYAIECSKKLKLGACQDKRCLYPHKCPALKIDHNSQIELLDKLKNIDKIKKIFIASGIRYDMILDDKRNGQMYLEEIIKDHVSGQMKIAPEHTEDKVLSLMGKQGKAPLKEFKEKFYKINSKLGKKQFLTYYLIAAHPGCDEKDMLDLRRFASSELRINPEQVQVFTPTPSTYSTLMYYTEMDPFTNKKLFVEKDNGKKQKQKDILIPRENNNKRR
- the pyrG gene encoding CTP synthase, which produces MKETKYIFVTGGVVSSLGKGITASSLGRLLRERGYNVTIQKFDPYINIDPGTMNPYEHGEVFVTDDGAETDLDLGHYERFIDQNLTKYNNITTGKIYQSVINKERKGEYLGKTVQIIPHITNEIKSKIEIVGKANGSDIVITEIGGTVGDIESNPFLEAIRQFRYDVGRENVIYIHVTLLPYLKAAGELKTKPSQHSVKELMGLGIRPDILVCRTEHPISDDIRRKLSMFCDIDIDAVIEAQDAGTIYELPLVMEEKGLARTACKKLGIEDRKIDLSSWRKVVDRIKNPKEKIKLAVVGKYVELKDAYISVNEAIENAAYEQGYKAEIDYIQAENLDLKKLSEYNGILVPGGFGNRGIEGKMEAIKFARENKIPFLGICLGMQLAVIEFARNVMGMSGANSTEFDKDTKYPVIDIMVNQKNVENMGGTMRLGAYPCVLKDGTLAKELYNEELIHERHRHRFEFNNEFKDRIQEAGLLISGNSPDGTLAEIVELSRDIHPFFIAGQFHPEFKTRPNNPHPLFRGFVQAIYKKQYNK